Proteins encoded together in one Mycobacterium sp. MS1601 window:
- the rpsO gene encoding 30S ribosomal protein S15 produces the protein MALTAEQKKEILGQYGLHESDTGSPEAQVALLTKRISDLTEHLKQHKHDHHSRRGLLLLVGRRRRLLKYVAQVDVERYRSLIERLGLRR, from the coding sequence GTGGCGCTTACCGCCGAGCAGAAAAAAGAGATCCTGGGCCAGTACGGCCTGCACGAGAGCGACACCGGTTCGCCCGAGGCGCAGGTTGCGTTGCTGACCAAGCGCATCTCGGATCTCACCGAGCACCTCAAGCAGCACAAGCACGATCACCACTCGCGGCGCGGACTGCTGCTGCTGGTGGGTCGTCGTCGCCGCCTGCTCAAGTACGTGGCTCAGGTCGACGTCGAGCGTTACCGCTCGCTGATCGAGCGTCTGGGCCTGCGTCGCTGA
- a CDS encoding bifunctional riboflavin kinase/FAD synthetase — protein MQRWRGQDEIPSDWGRCVLTIGVFDGVHRGHAELIARAVKSARSRGIPAVLMTFDPHPMEVVFPGSHPAQLTTLTRRAELAEQLGIDVFLVMPFTTDFMKLTPERYIHELLVERLHVVEVVVGENFTFGKKAAGDVSQLRKAGERLGFAVEAMSLVAEQHSTETVTFSSTYIRSCVDAGDVVAAAEALGRPHRVEGVVVRGDGRGRVLGFPTANVAPPMYSAIPADGVYAAWFTVLGHGPVMGTVIPGERYDAAVSVGTNPTFSGRTRTVEAFVLDTAADLYGQHVAVDFVSRIRGQEKFNHVDDLVKAMERDVEKARTILRDSF, from the coding sequence GGGGCAGGTGCGTACTCACCATCGGCGTGTTCGACGGTGTCCACCGCGGACATGCCGAGCTGATCGCACGTGCGGTCAAGTCGGCGCGGTCGCGGGGCATCCCGGCCGTGCTGATGACGTTCGACCCGCATCCGATGGAGGTGGTGTTCCCCGGGAGTCATCCCGCGCAGCTCACCACGCTGACCCGACGCGCCGAACTCGCCGAGCAGCTGGGCATCGATGTCTTCCTGGTGATGCCGTTCACCACCGACTTCATGAAGCTCACCCCGGAGCGTTACATCCACGAGCTCCTGGTCGAGCGCCTGCACGTCGTCGAGGTAGTGGTGGGGGAGAACTTCACCTTCGGCAAGAAGGCGGCCGGCGACGTCTCGCAACTGCGCAAGGCGGGGGAGCGGCTCGGGTTTGCCGTCGAAGCCATGTCCCTGGTTGCCGAGCAGCACTCGACGGAGACGGTGACGTTCTCGTCGACCTACATCAGGTCCTGCGTCGATGCCGGCGATGTGGTGGCAGCCGCCGAGGCGCTGGGACGGCCGCACCGCGTCGAGGGTGTGGTGGTGCGAGGTGACGGTCGCGGCAGGGTCCTGGGTTTCCCCACGGCCAACGTCGCACCTCCGATGTACTCGGCGATCCCCGCCGACGGGGTGTACGCCGCTTGGTTCACCGTGCTCGGCCACGGACCTGTCATGGGCACCGTGATCCCGGGTGAACGCTATGACGCGGCGGTGTCGGTGGGCACCAACCCGACGTTCTCCGGTCGCACCCGCACGGTCGAGGCGTTCGTGCTCGACACCGCGGCCGATCTGTACGGCCAGCATGTGGCGGTTGACTTCGTCTCGCGCATCCGTGGCCAGGAGAAGTTCAACCACGTCGACGATCTGGTCAAAGCGATGGAACGTGATGTGGAGAAAGCCAGGACGATCCTGCGCGATTCTTTCTGA
- a CDS encoding polyribonucleotide nucleotidyltransferase, whose product MSAAEIDEGVFETTAVIDNGSFGTRTIRFETGRLAQQAAGSVVAYLDDETMLLSATTASKSPKDHFDFFPLTIDVEERMYAAGRIPGSFFRREGRPSTDAILTCRLIDRPLRPTFVSGLRNEIQVVVTVLSLNPADLYDVLAINAASASTQIAGLPFAGPVGGVRVALINGQWVAFPTVEQLEGAVFDMVVAGRKTADDVAIMMVEAEATDKVIELVAGGAQAPTEAIVAEGLEAAKPFIAVLCTAQEELHAAAGKETADYPLFPDYAEDVYYAVASVATEELGKALTITGKQERDDRTNEIKGEVLDRLGEQFAGREKEIGAAYRSLTKKLVRQRILTDHFRIDGRGITDIRALSAEVAVIPRAHGSALFERGETQIMGVTTLDMVKMAQQIDSLGPETTKRYMHHYNFPPYSTGETGRVGSPKRREIGHGALAERALMPVLPSVEEFPYAIRQVSEALGSNGSTSMGSVCASTLSLLNAGVPLKAPVAGIAMGLVSDDVEVDGKTERRFVALTDILGAEDAFGDMDFKVAGTKDFVTALQLDTKLDGIPSQVLAGALSQAKDARSTILEVMAEAIDTPDEMSPYAPRITTIKVPVDKIGEVIGPKGKMINSITEETGAQISIEDDGTVFVGAADGPSAQAAIDKINAIANPQLPKVGERFLGTVVKTTDFGAFVSLLPGRDGLVHISKLGRGKRIAKVEDVVKVGDKLRVEIADIDNRGKISLVLVAEEETAEAASENGSGATDSAPADVATASS is encoded by the coding sequence ATGTCTGCAGCTGAAATTGACGAAGGCGTGTTCGAAACCACCGCCGTCATCGACAACGGGAGCTTCGGCACCCGCACCATCCGATTCGAGACCGGCCGACTGGCCCAGCAGGCCGCCGGCTCCGTCGTCGCCTACCTCGACGACGAGACCATGCTGCTGAGCGCCACCACCGCCAGCAAGAGCCCCAAGGATCATTTCGACTTCTTCCCCTTGACCATCGATGTCGAGGAGCGGATGTACGCCGCGGGCCGGATCCCGGGTTCGTTCTTCCGTCGTGAAGGCCGCCCCTCCACCGATGCGATCCTGACCTGCCGCCTGATCGACCGGCCGCTGCGCCCCACCTTCGTCTCGGGTCTGCGCAACGAGATCCAGGTCGTGGTCACCGTCTTGAGCCTCAACCCGGCCGACCTGTACGACGTGCTGGCCATCAACGCCGCATCGGCCTCCACCCAGATCGCCGGCCTGCCGTTCGCCGGCCCCGTCGGTGGTGTGCGTGTCGCCCTCATCAACGGCCAGTGGGTGGCGTTCCCCACCGTCGAGCAGCTCGAGGGCGCCGTGTTCGACATGGTGGTCGCAGGGCGTAAAACCGCCGATGACGTGGCGATCATGATGGTCGAGGCCGAGGCCACCGACAAGGTGATCGAGCTGGTCGCCGGCGGTGCTCAGGCGCCCACCGAGGCGATTGTCGCCGAGGGCCTGGAAGCCGCCAAGCCGTTCATCGCCGTCCTGTGCACCGCCCAGGAAGAGCTGCACGCAGCCGCGGGCAAGGAGACCGCGGACTACCCGCTGTTCCCGGACTACGCCGAAGACGTGTACTACGCGGTGGCCTCGGTGGCCACCGAGGAGTTGGGCAAGGCGCTCACCATCACCGGCAAGCAGGAGCGCGACGACCGCACCAACGAGATCAAGGGCGAGGTTCTCGACCGGCTCGGTGAGCAGTTCGCCGGCCGTGAGAAGGAGATCGGCGCCGCCTACCGGTCGCTGACCAAGAAGCTGGTGCGCCAGCGCATCCTGACCGACCACTTCCGCATCGACGGCCGCGGCATCACAGACATCCGCGCTCTGTCCGCCGAGGTGGCCGTGATCCCGCGGGCCCACGGCAGCGCCCTGTTCGAGCGCGGCGAGACCCAGATCATGGGTGTCACCACACTCGACATGGTGAAGATGGCTCAGCAGATCGACTCGCTGGGACCGGAGACCACCAAGCGCTACATGCACCACTACAACTTCCCGCCGTACTCGACCGGTGAGACCGGACGAGTCGGTTCGCCCAAGCGTCGCGAGATCGGCCACGGTGCGCTGGCCGAGCGGGCGCTGATGCCCGTGCTGCCCAGCGTCGAGGAGTTCCCCTACGCCATCCGCCAGGTGTCGGAAGCGTTGGGCTCCAACGGTTCCACCTCCATGGGCTCGGTGTGTGCCTCCACCCTGTCGCTGCTGAACGCCGGTGTGCCGCTCAAGGCCCCCGTCGCCGGCATCGCCATGGGTCTGGTCTCCGACGACGTTGAGGTGGACGGCAAGACCGAGCGCCGCTTCGTCGCGCTGACCGACATCCTGGGCGCCGAGGACGCGTTCGGCGACATGGACTTCAAGGTTGCCGGCACCAAGGACTTCGTGACCGCCCTGCAGCTGGACACCAAGCTGGACGGTATCCCGTCCCAGGTGCTGGCCGGCGCGCTGAGCCAGGCCAAGGACGCCCGCAGCACCATCCTCGAGGTCATGGCCGAGGCCATCGACACCCCCGACGAGATGAGCCCGTACGCGCCGCGGATCACCACCATCAAGGTGCCCGTGGACAAGATCGGCGAGGTCATCGGGCCCAAGGGCAAGATGATCAACTCCATCACCGAGGAGACCGGCGCCCAGATCTCCATCGAGGACGACGGCACCGTGTTCGTCGGTGCGGCCGACGGCCCGTCGGCGCAGGCGGCGATCGACAAGATCAACGCCATTGCCAACCCGCAGCTGCCCAAAGTCGGCGAGCGGTTCCTGGGCACGGTGGTGAAGACCACTGACTTCGGAGCTTTCGTCTCGCTGCTGCCGGGCCGCGACGGGCTGGTGCACATCAGCAAGCTGGGCCGCGGCAAGCGCATCGCCAAGGTCGAGGACGTGGTGAAGGTCGGTGACAAGCTCCGCGTGGAGATCGCCGACATCGACAACCGCGGCAAGATCTCGCTGGTGCTTGTCGCCGAGGAAGAAACAGCGGAAGCTGCCTCGGAAAACGGTTCGGGTGCAACTGATTCCGCGCCTGCCGATGTTGCGACCGCCAGCTCGTAG